A genome region from Trachemys scripta elegans isolate TJP31775 chromosome 2, CAS_Tse_1.0, whole genome shotgun sequence includes the following:
- the STAR gene encoding steroidogenic acute regulatory protein, mitochondrial: MLPATFKLCAGISYRHLRNMTGLRRQAAVAISQELNKLAFAGPGPSKWINQVRRRSSLLSSRLEEKPFSEVEMSYIKQGEEALQKSLSILGDQDGWKTETIAGNGDKVLSKMLPDVGKVFRLEVVVDQPLNSVYDELVERMEQMGDWNPSIKEIKILQKIGKDTVITHETAAATPGNVVGPRDFVSVRCSRRRGSTCVLAGMATNYGAMPEQKGFIRAENGPTCMVLRPLAENPSQTKLTWLLSIDLKGWLPKTIINQVLSQTQVDFANHLRKRLATTATPIAVSC, from the exons atgctgccagCAACTTTCAAACTGTGTGCCGGGATCTCCTACAGGCATCTGCGCAACATGACCG GCTTGAGAAGGCAGGCGGCTGTTGCCATCAGCCAGGAACTGAATAAACTCGCCTTTGCTGGCCCTGGTCCCAGTAAATGGATCAACCAAGTTCGCAGGAGGAGCTCCTTACTCA GCTCCAGGTTGGAGGAGAAGCCCTTCAGTGAAGTGGAGATGTCCTACATTAAACAGGGAGAGGAAGCCCTCCAGAAATCGCTCAGCATCCTCGGGGACCAGGATGGCTGGAAAACTGAGACCATAGCG GGGAATGGGGACAAAGTGCTGAGCAAGATGCTCCCAGACGTTGGGAAGGTATTCCGGCTGGAGGTGGTTGTGGACCAGCCCTTGAACTCTGTGTATGATGAGTTGGTGGAAAGAATGGAGCAGATGGGAGACTGGAATCCAAGCATCAAGGAAATCAAG ATTCTCCAGAAGATTGGGAAAGACACCGTGATCACCCATGAGACTGCTGCGGCCACGCCTGGCAATGTGGTGGGGCCACGGGACTTTGTCAGCGTGCGGTGTTCTAGAAGACGGGGCTCTACATGTGTCCTGGCAGGGATGGCCACAAACTACGGAGCGATGCCAGAACAGAAGGGATTTATAAG AGCTGAGAACGGTCCCACCTGTATGGTTCTCCGTCCACTGGCTGAAAATCCTTCGCAGACCAAGTTAACCTGGCTACTCAGCATTGACCTAAAG GGCTGGCTGCCTAAGACGATAATCAACCAAGTACTCTCCCAGACCCAGGTAGACTTTGCCAACCACCTCCGCAAGCGTTTGGCTACCACAGCCACTCCAATTGCTGTCAGCTGCTGA